One genomic segment of Aulosira sp. FACHB-615 includes these proteins:
- the nusG gene encoding transcription termination/antitermination protein NusG, whose amino-acid sequence MTFATDDPLNSNLQSEETAEAALKEARWYAVQVASGCEKRVKTNLEQRIQTFDVADKIIQVEIPHTPAVKIRKDGSRQHTEEKVFPGYVLVRMVLNDDTWQVVRNTSHVINFVGAEQKRGSAKGRGHVKPVPLSYSEVERIFKQTTEQEPVLKIDMATGDKIVVLSGPFKDFEGEVIEVSPERSKLKALLSIFGRDTPVELEFNQVEKQS is encoded by the coding sequence ATGACTTTTGCAACAGACGACCCACTTAACTCAAATTTGCAGTCAGAGGAAACAGCAGAAGCGGCGCTTAAAGAAGCGCGGTGGTATGCAGTACAAGTAGCCTCCGGCTGTGAAAAGCGCGTCAAAACCAACTTGGAACAACGCATCCAAACCTTTGACGTTGCCGACAAAATCATTCAAGTCGAAATTCCGCATACGCCAGCAGTCAAAATTCGGAAAGATGGCAGTCGCCAGCATACAGAAGAAAAAGTCTTTCCTGGCTATGTGCTAGTCAGAATGGTGCTGAATGATGATACATGGCAGGTAGTACGTAACACCTCTCATGTGATCAACTTTGTCGGCGCAGAACAAAAACGTGGCAGTGCCAAAGGTCGTGGCCACGTTAAACCAGTACCTCTGAGTTACTCAGAAGTCGAGCGGATATTTAAACAAACCACCGAACAAGAGCCAGTCCTCAAAATTGACATGGCTACAGGTGATAAAATTGTCGTGCTTTCTGGCCCATTTAAGGACTTTGAAGGCGAGGTGATTGAAGTCAGTCCAGAGCGTAGTAAACTCAAAGCCTTGCTCTCGATTTTTGGCAGAGATACACCCGTTGAATTGGAATTCAATCAGGTAGAAAAACAGAGCTAA
- the rplK gene encoding 50S ribosomal protein L11, whose protein sequence is MAKKVVAVIKLALNAGKANPAPPVGPALGQHGVNIMMFCKEYNAKTADQAGMVIPVEISVYEDRSFTFVLKTPPASVLIRKAAKIERGSNEPNKKKVGSITKAQLREIAQTKLPDLNANDIDAAMNIVAGTAKNMGVTITE, encoded by the coding sequence ATGGCGAAAAAAGTAGTAGCGGTCATTAAACTGGCCCTGAATGCTGGAAAAGCCAACCCAGCACCACCAGTTGGCCCCGCATTGGGTCAACATGGTGTGAACATCATGATGTTCTGCAAAGAGTACAACGCCAAAACAGCCGATCAAGCTGGTATGGTTATCCCTGTAGAAATCTCCGTTTATGAAGACCGGAGTTTTACATTTGTACTCAAAACCCCACCAGCATCAGTATTGATTCGCAAAGCAGCGAAAATCGAAAGAGGTTCCAACGAACCCAACAAAAAGAAAGTTGGTTCCATTACCAAAGCGCAATTGCGGGAAATTGCTCAAACCAAATTACCCGACCTCAACGCCAACGACATCGACGCGGCAATGAACATTGTGGCCGGAACCGCTAAAAACATGGGCGTTACCATTACTGAATAG
- the rplA gene encoding 50S ribosomal protein L1: MTKKISRRLRELQAKVEDRDYAPIEALTLLKETATAKFPEAAEAHIRLGIDPKYTDQQLRTTVALPKGTGQIVRVAVIARGEKVTEATNAGADIVGSEELIDEIQKGMMDFDKLIATPDVMPQVAKLGKLLGPRGLMPSPKGGTVTFDIASAIAEFKAGKLEFRADRTGIVHVMFGKAGFSPEDLLVNLKALQETIDRNRPSGAKGRYWRTFYVSATMGPAIKVDITALRDLKLTEAA, translated from the coding sequence ATGACAAAAAAAATATCACGTCGCTTGCGAGAACTGCAAGCAAAAGTAGAGGATAGGGACTACGCGCCCATAGAAGCTTTAACACTACTCAAAGAAACAGCAACAGCAAAATTCCCCGAAGCCGCCGAAGCGCATATCCGGCTGGGAATTGACCCCAAGTATACAGACCAACAGTTGCGGACAACGGTAGCACTACCCAAAGGCACAGGGCAAATTGTCAGGGTAGCAGTTATCGCTAGAGGTGAAAAAGTCACAGAAGCAACCAACGCTGGTGCTGATATTGTTGGTTCGGAAGAATTGATTGACGAAATCCAAAAAGGGATGATGGATTTCGATAAACTCATTGCTACACCAGATGTCATGCCACAGGTAGCGAAACTAGGTAAATTATTAGGCCCCCGTGGTTTGATGCCATCCCCCAAAGGTGGTACAGTAACATTTGACATTGCAAGTGCGATCGCTGAATTCAAAGCTGGTAAATTAGAATTCCGGGCTGACCGTACAGGTATTGTTCATGTTATGTTTGGTAAGGCAGGTTTCTCCCCAGAAGATTTGTTAGTAAACTTGAAGGCGTTACAAGAAACAATTGACCGTAACCGTCCTTCGGGAGCAAAAGGCCGCTATTGGCGAACCTTCTATGTATCTGCTACGATGGGGCCTGCAATTAAAGTTGACATCACCGCTTTACGGGATTTAAAACTGACCGAAGCTGCATAA
- the rplJ gene encoding 50S ribosomal protein L10, which yields MGRTLENKQEIVADLKQSLSESTLALVIEYQGLTVAEITDLRRRLRPTGTTCKVTKNTLMGIAIQEDEKWQPLSELLKGSSAFLLVKEDFSSAIKAYQDFQKATKKTEMRGGVMEGRLLKEADVKALGDLPSKEQLMGQIAGAINALATKIAVGINEVPGGLARALQAVAEQEQGSAAE from the coding sequence ATGGGTAGAACGTTAGAAAACAAACAAGAAATAGTAGCTGACCTCAAACAATCTTTGAGTGAGTCAACTTTAGCACTGGTAATTGAATACCAAGGGCTAACAGTTGCCGAAATCACAGATTTGCGGCGGCGGCTGCGTCCTACAGGCACTACTTGTAAGGTAACAAAAAATACCTTAATGGGTATTGCCATTCAAGAAGACGAAAAATGGCAACCACTGTCTGAGTTGCTGAAAGGTTCTTCTGCCTTTTTATTAGTCAAAGAAGATTTCTCTTCAGCAATTAAGGCTTACCAAGACTTCCAAAAAGCCACCAAGAAAACCGAAATGCGTGGCGGTGTCATGGAAGGCCGTCTGCTGAAAGAAGCTGATGTCAAGGCTTTAGGAGACTTGCCATCCAAAGAACAACTCATGGGTCAAATTGCTGGAGCTATCAACGCATTGGCTACCAAAATTGCTGTTGGTATCAACGAAGTTCCTGGTGGCTTGGCTCGTGCTTTGCAAGCTGTGGCTGAACAAGAACAAGGAAGCGCGGCTGAATAA
- the rplL gene encoding 50S ribosomal protein L7/L12, which yields MSATTDNILEQLKSLTLLEAAELVKQIEEAFGVSAAAPVGVAVAAPTGAVAAEPVEEKTEFDVILESVPADKKIAVLKIVRELTGLGLKEAKDLVEAAPKPIKEAIAKEAAEDAKKRIEEAGGKVTVK from the coding sequence ATGTCTGCAACAACCGATAACATTTTAGAACAGTTGAAATCCTTGACCTTACTAGAAGCTGCTGAATTAGTTAAGCAAATTGAAGAAGCTTTTGGTGTAAGTGCTGCTGCTCCCGTTGGTGTAGCTGTTGCGGCTCCTACTGGTGCTGTTGCTGCTGAACCTGTTGAAGAAAAAACAGAGTTCGACGTAATTCTGGAATCTGTTCCTGCTGATAAGAAGATTGCCGTACTGAAGATTGTACGTGAGTTGACTGGTCTAGGCTTGAAAGAAGCTAAAGACTTGGTAGAAGCTGCTCCTAAGCCAATCAAAGAAGCGATCGCTAAAGAAGCTGCTGAAGATGCTAAGAAACGGATTGAAGAAGCTGGCGGTAAAGTTACCGTTAAATAG
- a CDS encoding PleD family two-component system response regulator: MSGLSSFSLPKQPPVILVADDDKTIRLLLREAMEQEGYRVVEVADGKQCLDAYETVKPDIVLLDAIMPVMDGFTCCKNLLQIARNNLMSALANLDTDSATGNTVISKLWERTPILMITSLNDAESVDRAFEAGASDYVTKPIHWAVLRQRLRRLLQQAQVYKQLEAANLALQQLANVDGLTGLANRRRFDEYLNTQWINLAQEESPLSLILCDIDYFKFYNDQYGHPAGDVCLQRVGAVLSKNAQKHHDLVARYGGEEFAVVMPNTPAAGAFHVATAMQAGVNNLQIVHDASAVNEYVTLSIGVATLTPTWESSPSDLIVAADKALYTAKAEGRNRIILR; the protein is encoded by the coding sequence ATGTCAGGCTTAAGCTCATTTTCTCTACCTAAACAACCTCCAGTAATTCTGGTGGCTGATGATGATAAGACCATCCGCTTGCTGTTGCGTGAAGCTATGGAACAAGAAGGCTATCGAGTTGTTGAGGTTGCAGATGGCAAGCAGTGTTTAGATGCCTATGAGACTGTCAAACCCGACATAGTATTACTAGATGCAATCATGCCTGTTATGGATGGCTTTACTTGTTGTAAAAACCTGCTCCAAATTGCCAGAAATAATCTGATGTCAGCATTGGCAAATCTTGATACTGACTCTGCTACAGGCAACACCGTGATTTCCAAATTATGGGAACGCACACCTATATTAATGATTACGAGTTTGAATGATGCAGAATCTGTAGACCGTGCTTTTGAAGCAGGAGCCTCTGATTATGTTACCAAGCCAATTCATTGGGCAGTTTTGCGCCAGCGTTTACGTCGTCTACTACAACAAGCGCAAGTATATAAACAATTAGAAGCAGCCAACCTAGCTTTACAACAACTTGCTAATGTTGATGGCTTAACAGGTCTGGCTAATCGCCGTCGTTTTGATGAATATCTGAATACTCAATGGATAAATTTAGCACAGGAAGAATCTCCTCTGTCATTAATCTTATGTGATATTGATTATTTCAAGTTTTATAACGATCAATATGGTCATCCAGCCGGGGATGTTTGTTTGCAGAGAGTGGGTGCTGTTTTGAGCAAAAATGCACAAAAACATCATGATTTAGTAGCTCGTTATGGTGGCGAAGAATTTGCTGTAGTTATGCCAAATACTCCTGCTGCTGGTGCATTTCATGTAGCCACGGCAATGCAAGCCGGTGTTAACAACTTACAAATTGTTCACGATGCGTCTGCGGTAAATGAGTATGTCACGCTGAGTATCGGCGTAGCTACCCTAACTCCTACATGGGAATCTTCACCTTCTGATTTGATTGTGGCCGCAGATAAAGCACTTTACACCGCCAAGGCTGAAGGGCGTAATCGGATTATTCTCAGATAA
- a CDS encoding chlororespiratory reduction protein 7, which yields MPDSLMYQQDNFVVLETNQPEQFLTASELFDKLKTVLQTINSQDLPPDLQNIESLEARVQYLIDTSCELDVGAGQYLQWYAVRLEK from the coding sequence ATGCCAGACTCTTTAATGTATCAACAAGATAACTTTGTGGTGTTAGAAACTAACCAACCAGAACAATTTCTCACAGCATCAGAGTTATTTGACAAGCTGAAAACAGTTTTACAGACCATCAATTCTCAAGATTTACCACCAGATTTACAAAATATTGAGTCTTTAGAAGCTAGAGTTCAATATCTCATCGATACTAGTTGCGAATTGGATGTTGGTGCGGGTCAATATTTGCAGTGGTATGCAGTTCGGTTAGAAAAGTGA
- a CDS encoding DUF2854 domain-containing protein, with amino-acid sequence MLRQISLGTLGLTVGSILTLVGFIAYAANNATLNLVGFFYGFPLLLGGLALKANELKPIPFSQVTAPSVLSLREQQATVTQNKIRKDITRYCYGQDAHLDAALSYLGLSPTDEERPIVTGLREEETNGAYTLILEFDSPDIPIHVWQQKQEKMTSYFGPGVEIKITQPDADKIELALVTSQ; translated from the coding sequence ATGTTACGCCAAATCTCTTTGGGAACTCTAGGTTTAACAGTTGGTAGCATATTAACCCTTGTTGGCTTCATTGCCTATGCTGCGAATAATGCCACTCTCAATCTTGTAGGGTTTTTTTATGGTTTTCCCTTGTTATTGGGGGGACTAGCACTCAAAGCCAATGAACTTAAACCAATACCCTTCAGCCAAGTCACAGCACCATCGGTATTATCTCTGCGTGAGCAGCAAGCAACTGTCACGCAAAATAAAATCCGCAAAGACATCACTCGGTATTGTTATGGTCAAGATGCTCACTTGGATGCAGCACTTTCTTACTTAGGTCTCAGCCCCACCGACGAAGAAAGACCAATTGTTACAGGTTTAAGGGAAGAAGAAACTAATGGTGCTTACACCTTAATTTTAGAATTTGATTCTCCTGATATACCCATTCATGTTTGGCAACAAAAACAAGAAAAAATGACCAGTTACTTTGGCCCTGGAGTAGAGATCAAAATCACTCAGCCCGATGCAGATAAAATAGAGTTAGCGTTGGTTACTAGTCAATAG
- a CDS encoding response regulator transcription factor — MLMLSCESSVLRVLVVDDHELTRLTLQLAFSCQENIQVVGLASNGQEAIEMVKCCRPDVIVLDLQMPIMDGWSASSQIKAISPQTQILAYSSVEEAKSPRATGMANFDDFCKKDVSTSELIALVRQLGKRRGDSEIMR, encoded by the coding sequence ATGTTAATGCTCTCCTGTGAGTCTTCTGTGTTACGTGTTCTCGTGGTTGATGACCATGAACTAACTCGTCTAACCCTACAATTGGCTTTTTCTTGTCAAGAGAATATTCAAGTTGTGGGGTTAGCGAGTAACGGTCAAGAAGCGATCGAAATGGTAAAATGCTGTCGTCCTGATGTGATTGTTTTAGATTTACAAATGCCCATCATGGACGGGTGGAGTGCTTCGAGTCAAATTAAAGCCATTTCTCCCCAGACTCAAATACTTGCTTACTCTTCAGTAGAAGAGGCTAAATCTCCTCGCGCCACAGGAATGGCTAATTTCGATGATTTTTGTAAAAAAGATGTCTCAACCTCTGAACTCATCGCTTTAGTCAGACAATTAGGCAAACGTAGAGGCGACAGTGAAATTATGCGATAA
- the ppk1 gene encoding polyphosphate kinase 1 encodes MPKSKKIANPINLNDPQYYINRELSWLEFNNRVLHEAFDSRTPLLERLKFLAIFSSNLDEFFMVRIAALKQQVEAKVTQLTPDGRTPQQQLDDIRLHLSPQVVKQHQHFEEVLRPLLANHGIHILDYINLNQKQRTYLDNYFEEQIFPVLTPLAVDPSHPFPYISNLSLNLAVVVKNPDTEEEFFARVKVPSVLPRFLPLPPELGIQENGHTANWTGVPLEQAIAHNLHTLFPGMNIQEYHPFRITRDADLALEEDEADDLLLAIEQELRKRRIGGSPVRIEIQSQTPEPIRTRLLQDLDLTDSDVYEVDGLLGLRDLMYFLALPLPELKDPPRQSVVPSRLQRLREPNVDEDVLEMEEGKDFFSVIREKDLFVHHPYQSFSATVVRFITHAAHDPNVLAIKMTLYRTSGDSPIVNALIAAAENGKQVSVLVELKARFDEENNIYWARRLERVGVHVVYGLVGLKTHCKTVMVVRREKDRMRRYVHIGTGNYNPKTARLYTDLGLFSCREELGADITDLFNFLTGYSRQKSYRELLVAPVNMRDRFLSLIQREIENVKNGFSGRIVAKMNSLVDPQIIATLYEASRAGVQIDLIIRGICCLRPGIKDISENIRIISIVGRFLEHSRVYYFYNNGQEEIYIGSADWMRRNLDRRVEVITPIKDQDIAKDLQEILGIMLADNRQAWELQADGTYIQRRPGDDCPETHSQITLMNMALRSTGGTPNLLDAQKSFSYTDN; translated from the coding sequence ATGCCGAAATCCAAAAAGATTGCCAATCCCATCAATCTCAATGATCCACAATACTATATCAACCGAGAGTTAAGCTGGCTGGAATTTAATAACAGAGTGTTGCATGAAGCCTTTGACTCACGCACACCACTTTTAGAAAGACTGAAGTTTTTAGCTATCTTCAGTTCTAATTTAGATGAGTTTTTCATGGTGCGAATTGCTGCTTTAAAGCAACAAGTAGAAGCAAAGGTAACTCAGTTAACACCCGATGGCCGTACCCCGCAACAACAGTTAGATGATATTCGGTTGCACCTTAGCCCGCAAGTAGTTAAACAGCATCAGCATTTTGAAGAAGTCTTGCGTCCGCTACTAGCCAACCACGGCATTCATATCCTGGACTACATTAATTTAAACCAAAAACAACGGACTTATTTAGATAATTATTTTGAAGAACAAATCTTTCCCGTTTTGACTCCTTTGGCCGTTGACCCTAGCCATCCTTTCCCCTACATTTCCAATCTCAGTTTAAATTTGGCAGTGGTGGTCAAAAACCCAGATACCGAAGAAGAATTTTTCGCCAGAGTCAAAGTCCCAAGCGTGTTACCCAGATTTTTGCCTTTACCGCCAGAGTTGGGTATTCAAGAAAATGGCCATACAGCCAACTGGACAGGTGTACCTTTAGAACAAGCGATCGCTCATAACCTACACACTCTGTTTCCAGGGATGAATATCCAAGAATACCATCCCTTCCGCATTACCCGTGATGCTGATTTAGCATTGGAAGAAGATGAAGCCGATGATTTGTTGTTAGCCATTGAACAAGAATTACGCAAACGCCGGATTGGTGGTAGTCCCGTCAGAATCGAAATTCAATCCCAAACCCCAGAACCAATCCGCACAAGGTTATTACAAGATTTAGATTTAACCGACAGCGATGTTTATGAGGTCGATGGTTTATTGGGTTTACGCGATTTGATGTATTTTCTGGCTTTACCTTTGCCAGAACTGAAAGATCCCCCCCGTCAATCTGTTGTTCCTTCTCGTCTACAAAGGTTGCGCGAACCGAATGTAGATGAAGATGTGTTGGAAATGGAAGAAGGCAAAGATTTTTTTTCGGTGATTAGGGAAAAGGATCTTTTCGTCCACCATCCTTATCAATCTTTTTCCGCAACAGTGGTGCGGTTTATCACCCATGCAGCCCATGACCCGAATGTACTGGCCATCAAAATGACCCTTTACCGGACTTCCGGTGATTCGCCAATCGTTAATGCTTTAATTGCTGCGGCTGAAAATGGCAAGCAAGTATCAGTCTTAGTAGAATTAAAAGCCCGATTTGATGAAGAAAATAATATTTACTGGGCTAGGCGTTTAGAACGGGTGGGAGTACACGTTGTCTATGGGTTAGTTGGTTTAAAAACCCATTGCAAAACCGTGATGGTAGTGCGGCGCGAAAAAGACAGAATGCGTCGTTATGTGCATATCGGCACAGGAAATTATAACCCTAAAACTGCAAGACTATATACCGATTTAGGATTGTTTAGTTGTCGTGAAGAATTAGGCGCTGATATTACAGATTTGTTTAATTTTTTAACTGGCTATTCCCGGCAAAAATCCTATCGAGAATTATTAGTTGCACCTGTGAATATGCGCGATCGCTTTTTGTCTTTAATTCAGCGCGAAATCGAAAATGTCAAAAATGGTTTTTCTGGGCGCATTGTTGCCAAAATGAACTCCCTTGTTGACCCACAAATCATCGCCACTTTATACGAAGCTTCCCGCGCTGGTGTACAAATCGATTTGATTATTAGGGGCATTTGCTGTTTACGTCCAGGAATCAAGGACATCAGTGAAAACATTCGCATAATCAGCATTGTCGGTCGCTTTTTAGAACATTCCCGCGTCTATTATTTCTACAACAATGGTCAAGAAGAAATCTATATTGGTAGTGCCGACTGGATGCGCCGCAACTTAGATCGGCGAGTGGAAGTGATTACCCCAATCAAAGATCAAGATATTGCTAAAGATTTGCAAGAAATCTTAGGAATTATGCTGGCAGATAACCGCCAAGCTTGGGAATTACAAGCTGATGGTACTTATATCCAACGCCGTCCCGGAGATGATTGTCCCGAAACACATTCACAAATAACTCTGATGAATATGGCACTCCGTTCTACAGGCGGAACACCGAATTTACTAGATGCTCAAAAGAGTTTTTCCTACACTGATAACTAG